Genomic window (Enterobacteriaceae bacterium 4M9):
CAGAGTTAAGGCTGAGGGAGCAATCGCATTTTCATAGGGTTTATTCGGCTAACTTACTAATTAATTAGTGTTTTAGCCTGATTCATGTCTCATGGGCGCGATAAGATTTCGGAATTGGTCTATTCATTTACTGTGCAAAGTGGGTATTTTTGATACTATCTGTGCACCATGAGTTATTTTATGGTGATATTTGTGGCTGCTGTTTAGCACCGCATCCAACCAGGAGAGATAATGATATCAACATGCTACCGATTGTTCGGGGCTGTGGTACTCATGTCGCTTACGCTGGGTTTCTCAGGAGAGGTTCTGGCAACGAAGCACGCGACAGAAAAAACGAGTCTTACATCCCAGGCAACACGCAGTAACGGCAAAATGTTGGCCAGCAGTAAAAAAGAGTATTCTCGCAATAGTGTAAGCAGTTCACTTCCTGACTTGCGACAATACCCTTCCGGAACGAAAAGGAAAAAAGCATTTCTCCGGACTGTTATGCCCTACATTTCTAAGCAGAATGCCGCTATCACGGCCGATCGCAACTGGCTGATTTCAAAGCAGTACGATGGTCGTTGGGCGCCTTCTGAACAACAGCGTCTGAAAACGTTGGCCTCACGCTATAAAGTTTCCTGGAATGGCAACACCCGCCAGATCCCGTGGAACGCCCTGCTGGAGCGCGTGGA
Coding sequences:
- a CDS encoding protein bax, which encodes MISTCYRLFGAVVLMSLTLGFSGEVLATKHATEKTSLTSQATRSNGKMLASSKKEYSRNSVSSSLPDLRQYPSGTKRKKAFLRTVMPYISKQNAAITADRNWLISKQYDGRWAPSEQQRLKTLASRYKVSWNGNTRQIPWNALLERVDIIPNSMVATMAAAESGWGTSKLARTNTNLFGMKCSRSSCNSEPGKVKGYLHFTSVNESVNAYVNNLNTHPAYKSFRSSRAQLRKADQELTASNMIHKLKGYSTKGTSYNNFLLTMYQGNKHLMTAVN